A single region of the Vicia villosa cultivar HV-30 ecotype Madison, WI linkage group LG4, Vvil1.0, whole genome shotgun sequence genome encodes:
- the LOC131599331 gene encoding basic blue protein-like, whose product MGEGRGSASSTSVVTMLLLCMCVFHSKMIYAATYNVGDAQGWSFGVQNWPSGKSFKAGDTLVFKYDPRVHNVVKVNQNGYNSCVASGGSPPYKSGNDSITLAKGANYFICGVPGHCDLGQKIAVNAN is encoded by the exons atggGTGAGGGAAGAGGCAGTGCCAGTAGCACAAGTGTTGTTACAATGCTACTATTATGTATGTGTGTGTTTCATTCTAAGATGATTTATGCAGCAACATACAATGTTGGTGATGCGCAAGGTTGGTCCTTTGGTGTTCAAAACTGGCCTTCAGGAAAAAGTTTCAAGGCAGGCGACACACTTG TATTCAAGTATGACCCTAGGGTACACAATGTGGTAAAAGTGAACCAAAATGGATACAACTCATGTGTGGCTAGTGGAGGATCACCACCTTATAAATCTGGGAATGATAGCATTACACTTGCTAAGGGAGCCAACTACTTTATATGTGGTGTTCCTGGTCACTGCGATCTTGGACAGAAAATTGCAGTCAATGCAAATTAA